DNA sequence from the Nocardia fluminea genome:
GTCACCGGTCATCCGGAACTGCAGATCCGCGGATCCGCCAACGCGCCACGCCCCGCCGGTCCCGACAACGGGTCCGGACCACCGCCGGGCGTCACCGGCGGAGAACTCTCCGTTCCGCTCCCCGCGAACTGACATCGAGGAAGCTATGACCACTGACCGAGAAATATCCGCTCCGACAGACGAATCCGCCGACGTCACCGCGCACTCCACGGTCGCGATCGCCGATGCCCCACCGGTCGCGCGACCTCGTCATCGCCGCGCCGCGATCCCAGCGGCCGTCCTCGTCGCGCTCTCCGCGGTAGTGGCCGCGACCTGGCTGGCGGTGGACAACCACGGCATGCGAACACGGGAGCAGGCGCGCGCGGCCGCATACCAGGCCGCCTGCGCCTACGCCCCGACGCTGGCCCGCTACGACGCCAAGGACCTCGACACCTATTTCGCGGCGGTCCTCGCCGGGGCCACCGGCGACTGGAAGACCGAATTCGGCACCACCAGTGCGGATCTGCGTGAAGTACTCGCCCAGGGCCAGGTCGTTTCGACCGTCGGCAACGTCCAGTGCGCCATCGAGTCCGCCGACGAGACGACCGCCCGTGCCGTCGCGGTCATCAACCAGACGATCACGAGCCTCGGTACCAAAGGCGCTCCCGCCCCCGGTCAGCTCTCCGTCTCGATGACGCTACGCAAAGACGCCGACCGCTGGCTGGTCAGCGAAGTCAGCTCCCCCATGCTCGCCCACTGACCGATAGGAATCCCGGTGACTCATCAGACCACGCTCCCCACCGATGCCGGGTCGCCATTGCGCGACATCCTCCAAACCCCGGCGGTCCGGCAGATCCGCCGCCGCGCCACCCACCTCGCCACCGCACTCGCCGGCCGCCTTCGCCTCGCCGTCGTCGCCGGACTCGCACTCGTCACCGCCGCCGTCACCGCACTGATCGGGGCGGTCTTCGCGATGGCCGCCCTGGTCCGCGGCCTGGAACAGGTCGTACCCACCTGGGTCGCCTACGCGATCACGGCGTGCCTGCTGTTGCTGAGCGCGGCTGCGGCGATCGCGCTCGGCACGTGGGCCCTGCTTCGCGCCGGCCGATGATCAATTCGATCGCCCGTGATCGGTGCCGCGCTCGCGGTCGACGACCCGGCCACCCGGGCCAGTACCTATGACTCGATTCGGCACATGATCGTCGGTGCGGTGCGGGCAACGGCCGCTGCCTGGGCGGTCTACGCCGTGCTCTGGCACATCGGTGCGGGTCGGGTGCGCTCAACGCGCCGAGCGAGTGCTGCGGAAGGTGAGCGCGACCAGGAAGGTCAGGGCAGCGATGACGGCGGCGGCGGCGAAGGCCGCGGTCATGCCACCGACCAGGGCGTGGGTCGGTGAACCGCCTGCGTCGCGGGCGGCGGTGCCGAAGATCGTCACCAAGATGGCCAGGCCGAGCGCCCCGCCGGTCTGCTGCATGGTTTGCAGGGCACCGCCCGCCGCACCGGCTTCGTCGGGCGAGACGGTGGACATGATGATCACGTTCAGTGGGGAGAACGCGAGCCCGATGCCGCAACCCATCGCGACCATCGCCGCGAACAGCAGGGGAAAGTAGCCGGAATCCTCCGAAAGCCTGGTCAGCAGTACGAGTCCGGTGACCATGGCGACGGCGCCGGTCAACGTCACCGGCTTGGGTCCGAAACGCGCCAGCAGCCGCGGGATCAGGCGGATCATCGCGAACATCAGCACCGCCGTCGGCAGGAACGCGAAACCTGTTGCCAGCGAACTCATCCCCAGCACATCTTGCAGATACTGGGTGAGGAAGAAGAACATCGACATGCCCGCCATCGGTCCGAGGAACATGTTCAGATAGGCGGCGGCGCGATTGCGGTCGGCGAACAGATGCAGCGGCAGAAGTGGTTGCGGCGCACGCAGTTCGATCGCGATGAACGCCGCCAGCAGCGCGACTCCGACCGCGAGCCAGATGTCGGTGCCCGCCGCGGCCCATCCGTGTGCGGCGGCACTGATGAAGCCGTAGACGAGGGCGGCCACACCCGCGGTCGCGGTCACCGCGCCGGGCAGGTCGAGCCGGGCGGCGCGCCGGGGCAGAACAGGCAGGTAGCGTAGCGCGAGCACCGCGATGACCAGGCCGAACGGCACGTTGATGAACAGTACCGAGCGCCAGCCGAACCATTCGGTCAGTAGCCCGCCGACGATCAAGCCGATCGCGAAACCGGCGCTCGACATGCCGGAGAACAGGGCGAGTACCCTGATCCGCGCCTTGGGTTCGGTGAACGTGGTGGTAAGCAGCGCAAGGGTATTGGGACCGGCCATGGCGCCACCGATGCCCTGGAGCACGCGGGCCGCGAGCAGCCACCCTGCCGAGGGGGCCAGCCCACCGGCCAGCGAGGCGAGGGTGAACAGCAGCGCGCCCGCGATGAACATCCGGCGCCTGCCGAACAGGTCGCCCGCGCGACCGCCGAGCAGCAGCAGGCCACCGAAGACCAGCGTGTAGGAGTTCATCACCCAGGACAGGCCGGTAGCACTGAATTCGAGGTCGGTCCTGATGTGCGGCAGCGCCACATTCATCACGGTGATGTCGAGGATGATCATGAGCTGACAGGTCAGCAAAGTGACCAGGACCAGCTGCGGCCGAACGCGGGCTACCTGGGCTTTTTCCGGGAAAGTGGTGGTAGTCAAGAACGCTCCATCGACAAGGAACTCAAACGGAGAGATACTCCGTTTATGACAGAGTTAGCATAGGGAGAAAGTCTCCGGTTCCGCAAGACTAAACGGAGACTTCATCCGTTTCCAGTGGAGGACTCGTGGACGCACCGTCGCGGCCGATGCGCGCCGACGCACGCCGCAATTACGAGCGCATCGTCGACTGCGCGCGCGATGCGTTCGCCGAGCACGGCACCGACGCACCCCTCGACGACATCGCACGGCGCGCGGGCGTCGGGCCGGGGACGTTGTATCGCCACTTCCCGAATCGCACCACGCTCATGGAAGCGGTGTACCGCTCCAACATCGAGACCCTCGCCGCACGCGCCGGCGAATTACGCCGAACTCACGCCCCCCTCGACGCGTTCGACGCCTGGTTCGGTGAACTGGTCACCTACATCCTCGAAAAGCACGGCCTGGCAACCACTCTCAAAGCCGCCATCGACCGCACCTCGGACACGTTCACGGCCTGCTCCACGCTGCTCGCCGAAGCCGCGGGCAGCGTGCTGATCCCGGTGCAGGAGGCAGGCATCATCCGCCCCGAAGTGAGCCCCCGCGACATCCTGCGCCTCGGCCACGGCATCGGCGCGGGCTGCCAAGCCGCAGCCGACTCAGCGCCGCTGCTCACCGATGTCGCGCTCGCGGGACTGCGCGTCCAGCGTTAGGCCAGGTCTTCGATTTTCGCCGCCAGTTCGGCGCCGGTGAGGGGTTCGCGGGCGATGACGGCGATGGTGTCGTCGCCGGCGATGGTGCCGACGATGTAGGGCAGGGCGGCGCGGTCGAGGGCGCTGGCCAGGAAGTGGGCGGCGCCGGGTGGGGTGCGCAGGACGGCGAGGTTGCCGCTGGCGTCGGTGGAGACGAGCAGGTCACCGAGGAGTTTGGACAGGCGGCCGGTGCCGCCGGTGACGCCGCGCACGGGGCTGCCGTCCTCGGGGACGATGTAGACGCCCGCACCGCCGTCGGCCGCCCGCAGTTTCACCGCGCCGAGTTCGTCGAGGTCACGCGACAGCGTGGCCTGCGTGGTCTCGATCCCCTCGGCCGACAGCAGCGCGGCGAGTTCGGTCTGGCTGCGGACCGAATGCGAGGTCAGCAGTTCGATGATGCGGGACTGGCGGCCGGCGCGGGTGCGGGCGATCGCGGGCGAGCCCTTCTCGGGCGCGCTCATCGCACGCTCCCCGCGCCGGCCCCGGTTCGCGGTCTCACGCGGCGGCTTTCGCGAGCAGCCACACCAGCAGCGCCTTCTGCGCGTGCAGGCGGTTCTCGGCTTCGTCCCAGACCACGCTGTGTCCGCCGTCGAGGACCTCGTCGGTGATCTCTTCGCCACGGTGCGCCGGAAGACAGTGCAGCACGATCACTTCCGGAGTCGCGTGGGCGAGCAGCTCGGTGTTCAGCTGGAACGGGCGGAACGGGCCGACGCGGTCGAGACCGTCGTTCTCCTGGCCCATGGAGGTCCAGGTATCGGTGACCAGCACGTCAGCGCCGGTGGCGCCGACCACGGGGTCACCCGTCACCGACACGGTCGCACCGGTTTCCGCGGCGCGTTTCGCGGCGGCGTCGAGAATCCACGGCAGGGGCTCGAAACCGGCGGGCGCGGCCACGGTCACGTTCATGCCGGCGGTCACCCCACCGAGCAGCAGCGAATGCGCCATGTTGTTGGCGCCGTCACCGAAGTAGGTGAGGTTCAGACCCGCGAGGGTCCCCTTGCGCTCGCTGATCGTCTGCAGATCGGCCAGCACCTGGCAGGGGTGGAACTCGTTGGACAGCGCGTTCACCACGGGCACCGTTGCGGTGACAGCCATTTCGTCGAGGCGGGACTGCTCGAAGGTCCGCCAGACGATGGCGTCGACGTAGCGCGAGAGCACGCTGCCGGTGTCGCCGAGGGTCTCCTCACGACCCAGCTGGGTGTCGCGACCGTCGACGACCACCGCGTGCCCGCCGAGCTGAGCGATACCGAGTTCGAACGAGAAGCGGGTGCGGGTGGAGTTCTTCTCGAAGATCACCCCGACTCCGCGCGGGCCGTCGAGCGGCCGGTGCGCGAACGGGTCCTTCTTCAATTCGGCGGCGATGGCGAGGATCTCGGCCTGTTCGGCCTGGGTCACATCATCGTCGCGCAAGAAATGACGCAGGGTCACTTGGTCGCTCCCTTAGCATCGGCGGCGGCCTTGGCGAGGATCTCGGGCAGGTCGGCGACGAAATTGTCGGCCTGGGTCTCGGTGAGCACCAGGGGTGGCGCCAACCGGATCACGTTGGGCTTGGCGGGGTTCAGCAGGTAGCCTGCCTCGCGCGCCCGTTCGTCGACATGGGCGGAGATGTCGTCGCGCAACACGATGCCGATGAGCAGACCGGCCCCACGCACGTGGTCGATTTCGGGATGCTCGAGCAGGGCGATGCCGTCGCTCAGTTTCTTTCCGATCCGCTCCACATGGTTCAGCAGGTCCTCCGAGTCGATCGTGCGCAGCACGGCCAGAGCCGCGGCGGCGCAGACCGGATTGCCGCCGAAGGTGGTGCCGTGCAGGCCCGGAGTGAGCAGTTCGGCGGCGCGGCCCTGTGCCAGCACGGCGCCGATCGGCAGGCCACCGCCCAGGCCCTTGGCCAGGGTGATCGCGTCGGGCACGATGCCCGCCGCCTGGTGCGCGAAAAATGTTCCGGTGCGCCCGATTCCGGTCTGCACCTCGTCGAGGATCAGCAGCGCCCCGGCCCTGGACGTGATCTCGCGCGCCTTGGCGAGGTAGTCGAACGGCGGGACGACCACACCGCTCTCCCCCATCATCGGTTCGAGGAACACCGCGGCGGTGTCGGAGTCGACCACCGCTTCGAGCGCGGCGGCGTCACCGTAGGGCACGTGCACGACGCCGGGCGGCATCGGCTCGAACGGCGTGCGCTTGGCCGGCTGGCCGGTGAGGGCCAGCGCGCCCATGGTGCGACCGTGGAACGCCTCCTCGGCGGCGACGATCTTGGAGCGCCCGGTGAGCCGCGCGATCTTGAACGCGGCCTCGTTGGCCTCGGTGCCGGAGTTGCAGAAGAACGCCTTGCCCTCGCCGTCACCGAAGTGGGCCAGCAGCTTCTCGGCCAGCTCGATCACGGGCTCGCTGGCGTACAGGTTCGACACGTGGCCGAGCGTGCCCAGCTGCTGGGTGACCGCTTCCAGGATGGCCGGGTGCGCGTGGCCGAGGCTGTTGACCGCGATACCGCCGAGGAAATCGATATAGCGCTTGCCGTCGGCGTCGTAGAGCACCGCGCCGGCGCCGCGGACCAGCGCGACCTTGGGGGTGCCGTAGTTGTCCATCATCGCGGCCGACCACCGCTGCTGGAGCATCTCTGTTTCGCTCATGATTGCGTTCCATCCGGCGACCCGGCGGGGGTCACCATGGTTCCGATTCCTTCTCCGGTGAACAGCTCCAGTAGTACCGAATGCGGGACGCGCCCGTCGATCACGTGGGCACTGGGGACCCCGCCGAGCACGGCGCGCAGACACGCTTCCATCTTCGGCACCATGCCCGCATCCAGGCGCGGCAGCAACTTCGCCAACGCGTCGGTGTCGATCGAGCTGGTCAGCGAGGAGCGGTCCGGCCAGTCGGTGTAGAGGCCCTCGACGTCGGTGAGCACGACGAGTTTCTCCGCGCCGATGCCCTCGGCCAGCGCGGCGGCGGCGGTGTCGGCGTTGATGTTGTGCACCACGCCGTCGGCGTCGGGGGCGATGGTGGAGACCACCGGGATGCGGCCGGCGTCGATCAAGTCGAGCACGGCGCCGGGGTTGACCTGGGTGACATCGCCGACCAGACCGATGTCGGTGGCGACGCCCTCGACGGCGACGGTGCGCCGGGTGGCGGTGAACAGGTGCGCGTCCTCACCGGAGATGCCGACCGCGTACGGGCCGTGCGCGTTGATCAGCCCGACGAGCTCACGGCCCACCTGACCGAACAGCACCATCCGCACCACGTCCATCACCTCGGGAGTGGTGACGCGGAAACCGCCGCGGAATTCGCCTGCCATGCCGAGCCTTTTCAGCATGGCGTTGATCTGCGGGCCACCGCCGTGCACGACCACGGGATGCACGCCGACGGTGCGCAGGAACGCCATGTCGGCGGCGAAGGCAGCCTTGAGTTCGTCGTCGACCATGGCGTTACCGCCGTACTTCACGACCACGATCTTGTCGCGGAACTTCTGCAGCCACGGCAGCGCGTCGGCCAGCACGTGCGCTTTGTCCAGCGCCGAAAGCGTGTGCACCACACTGCCGCTCATGAGCTGTACGCCGAGTTCTCTTCGACATAGGCGTGCGAGAGGTCGGTGGTGCGCACCATCGCGGTGCCCTCGCCCACGTTGAGCTCGATCAGCACGTCGACGTCTTCGCCGGACAGGTCGACCTCGCGGGCGCCGGGCGCGCCGACACTGTCGACGCAGACCGGATTGCCGTTGAACGACACCGCGATCCGATTCGGATCGAGGGTGACCGGTGCGATGCCGACGGCGGCGAGCACCCGACCCCAGTTCGGGTCGGAGCCGAACAGCGCGGTCTTGACCAGACTGTCGCGGGCGACCGCGCGGGCGACGGTGAGCGCCTCCTCTTCGGAGACCGCGCCGGTGACGGTGACCTGGACCCGCTTGGTGACGCCCTCGGCGTCGGCCATCAGCTGGGCGGCCAGGTCGTCACACACGGTGAACACGGCGGCGTCGAGATCCTCCTGCGAGGGGGAAACGCCGCTGGCGCCGTTGGCCATCAGCAGCACGGTGTCGTTGGTGGAGCAGGAGCCGTCGACATCGAGACGGTCGAAGGTGTACTTGGTGGCCTTGCGCAGCGCGGAGTCGAGCTGCTCGGGGGTGGCCACGGCGTCGGTGGTGAGCACGACGAGCATGGTGGCCAGCGACGGCGCGAGCATGCCCGCGCCCTTGGCCATGCCGCCGACATTCCACTTGTCCTCGCTGTGGAACGCCGATTCTTTCGGCACGGTGTCGGTGGTCATGATGGCATGGGCGGCGTCGGAGCCACCCGACATGCCGCCGCCCATCTCGTGCACGATCTCGGTGATCGCCGGGAGGAGTTTGTCCATCGGCAGGCGGTCACCGATGAGACCGGTGGAGCAGACCGCGATCTCGCCCGCGCCGGTCTCGGTGCCCCAATTGCTCAGCGCCGCGGCCAGTTCCTCGGCGGTCTTGTGCGTGTCCTGGAAACCGCCGTGGCCGGTGCAGGCGTTCGCGCCGCCGGAGTTCAGGATCACCGCGCGCAGATGACCGGTCTTCAGTACCTGCTGCGACCACAGCACGGGCGCGGCCTTGACCTGGTTGCTGGTGAACACTCCGGCCGCCGAGTATTCGGGACCCTCGTTGAGCACCAGGGCGAGGTCGGGCTTGCCGCTGGCCTTGATACCGGCCGCGATGCCCGCCGCGCGGAAACCCAGCGGCGCGGTGACGCCCTGGGTGTGAATCAGTTTGCCGTGGTCCGGGGTCTGCGGATCAGGGGTCGTCACGGTGCCACTCCTACGGTGGAAAGTCCTGCGGTCTCGTCGAATCCGACGGCCAGATTCATCGATTGCACCGCGGCGCCCGCGGTGCCCTTGGTCAAGTTGTCGATCGCGCCGATCACCACGAGCAGACCCGCGTCGGCATCGACGGTGACCTGCAGGGTGATGGCGTTGGAGCCGATCACCGAACCGGTCTGCGGCAGTACGCCTTCAGGCAGCAGGTGCACGAAAGGCTCGTCGGCGTAGGCCTTCTCGTAGACGGCGCGTGCCTGCGCGGCGTCTACCCGCACCGGCGCGGTGCAGGTGGCGAGGATGCCGCGCGGCATCGGTGCCAGCACCGGGGTGAACGACACCGAGACGTCCTCGCCGCCCGCGGCTTTCAGGTTCTGCGCGATCTCGGGGGTGTGCCGGTGCGCGCCCGCGACGCTGTAGGCCCGGACACTGCCCATCACCTCGGAGCCGAGCAGGCCGACGTCGAGCTTGCGACCGGCACCCGAAGTACCGCTCACGGCAACGACGTTCACGGCGGGCTCGATGATCCCGGCGGCGATCGCCGGGGCCAGCGCCACGCTGGAAACGGTCGGGTAGCAGCCGGGCACGGCGATCCGCCGGGCGCCGGTGAGCTTCGCGCGTCCACCGGGCAGTTCGGGCAGGCCGTAGGGCCAGCTGCCCGCGTGGGGGCTGCCGTAGTACTTCTCCCAGGCGGCGGCGTCGGTGAGCCGGTAGTCGGCACCGCAGTCGATGATGACCGTCTCGTCGGACAGGGCAGCCGCGATAGCGCCGGACTGGCCGTGCGGGAGGCCGAGGAACACGATGTCGTGACCGGCCAGGACCTCGGGAGTGGTCTCCTCGAGAATCCGGTCCGCCAGGGGCAGCAGATGCGGCTGCAGCGCGCCCAGTGCGGTACCCGCGTTGGCACCGGCGGTCAGCGCCCCGATCTCGAGGCGCCCCGCTCGGTATTCGGGATGACCGAGCAGTAGACGCAACACTTCGCCACCGGCGTATCCACTCGCACCGGCAACCGCCACCCGCAACACGGGTCCTCCCGACGTATCGACCATGTGATGATTATGCACGACTATGCAAGCTCATTCATGAGCGGGTGTGACCGGCTTCGCCTCCGTCGCCCCGATCAAGCGCGCTACCAGCGGAAACGCCAGGACGGTCGTCGCGCCCGCCGCCACCAGGATCGAGGCGACATCCGCGGTCAGCAGACCGGCCTGGGTGGCCACCTGGGTCACCGCGACGATGATCGGCAGGCCCGTCGCGGCGTAGAGGGCCAATTCGACGCGTTCGCGCCCGGTCGGCAAGGTGTCCGCGCGCGGCACGAACCGCTCGCTCAGCCAGACGGGCACCCCGCGGGCGATCGCGATGGTGACCACGAACCACACCCACAGCGCCGGATTCCGGCCGACCGCGGCCACGTCGATCCCCATGCCCGAGACGACGAAGAACACCGGAATCAGCAACCCGTACCCGATGGCCTCGAGCGAGGAGTCCACATCGGGGTGGCCCGCGGCGATGAGCCGCCGCAGGATCATGCCCGCGGCGAACGCGCCGAGAACCACGTCCAGATCGAAGACCTCCGCGACCACCATGAGCACCAACAGCAGCAGCACCACCCCGCGCACGGGCAGCTGCGAGGTCCCTCCGCCCAGCTTCGCCAGCCCGGCACCCAGATCCGGCATGCGGTCCAGCATCCGCACCGGCACGAATCCGACGACCACCGCCGCCACCACGAACAGCACCACGACCACGACCGCACTGCCCGCATCGCGACTGGTGAGCAGCACCGACATCGCCACGATCGGCCCCAGCTCGCCCACCGCGCCGTGTGTCATCACCGCCCGGCCCAGCCGCGAGTCGAGGATTCCGGCCTGCTTCAGGATCGGCAGCAGGGTGCCCAGCGCGGTGGAGGTCAGCGCGATGGCGACCGCGACGCGGGTGCTGTTCGAGGTATTCGTGGCCACCATGACGATCACGAAGGCGAACAGCAGACAGACGATCCAGACGACCCACGCCGTGCGCCCCGATCGGCCGCGCAGCAACCGCGGATCGAGTTCGTAGCCTGCCAGCAGGAACAGCATCCCCAAGCCCAACTCGCTGACCAGGTCCACCCCGCCCGCACTGCTCGCCCACCCGAGCACATGCGGCCCCACCATCGCCCCGGCCACCAGCAGGATCACCACGTCCGGCAGGTACCCGCGCACCAGCCGCGACAGCAGCGGCGCGATTACCGCGATGAGCGCGATCCAGAACAGCGAGACGATCGGCGAGGGATCGCCGACACTCTCGGAAGCGAGCAGATCCATGCAGGTCATCGTGGCACAGCGGGATGCCGGAGCCCCGAAACCGCGCGCGGGCATTCGGTCACACCACCGGACCGGGTGTGATCAGTTGCCCGTGTGCGGGATTCAGTGCTTACGGACGACGGTTTCGCCCGCGCCCGGTTTCCAGACGGTGATGTCGAGATGGTCGTCGTTGATTTCCACGGTGGAGGCACCGGTCAGGTCGGCGACGTAGAAATGGTCGAATTTCTCGCCGCGAATGTCGAACCCGCTGTCGTCGAACAGCTTTTGGGCGAAGCGGGCGTGGACTGTTTCGTCCTGGAGGTCGGTGACGGTGCCGAAGAGTTTCGCGTCGCCGTCGGAGACCATGGTGTCGACGGTGGCGGTGTGCAGGCAGAAGCGCGGGTCGCGGGCGAGATCGTCGAATTTCCGGGTGTTCGGCATGCCGGCCAACACCAGCATGTCCTCGAAGATCATCGGCTCGATCGGGCTGATGCGTGGCGATCCATCGGCGCGCACGGTGCCCAGCATGCACAGCTTGCCGGTGGCCTGGTGCCTGCGCTGGAACAACGCCGCGATGCTCGGTGCTTCCTCGGTGAACTGGCTCCACGTGGTCATATCTCGCACGGTACGACCAAAACTTGACATCTTGTGTCAGGTTTCACGGCTAGTCTCGGAATATGCGGGCGAGCAGATTGGTGCAGTTACTGCTGCTGTTACAGGCGGGCGGCGGCGCTACGGCGAGCGAGCTGGCACGGGAGCTCGAGGTGTCGGTGCGCACGGTGTATCGGGACGTGGAGGCACTCTCGGCGGCGGGTGTACCGGTGTACAGCGAGCCGGGGCGCGGCGGGGGTGTGCGGTTGATCGACGGCTACCGCACCCGGCTCACCGGCCTCACCTCCGACGAAGCCGACGCCGTCCTGCTCGCCGGTCTCCCCGGCGCCGCCGCCGATCTCGGCCTCGGTACCGTGCTGGCCACCGCCCAGCTGAAAATGCTCGCCGCGCTCCCGCCCGAACTTCGCGGCCGGGCGACGCGCATCGCCGAACGCGTCCATATCGACATGCCCGGCTGGTTCCAGCGCCCCGACGAGGCTCCCGCCCTCGCCACGGTGGCCGACGCCCTCTGGCACGACCGCCGCCTCGCGATCACCTACCGCCGCCGCGACCGCACGGTGCACCGGACCCTCGACCCGCTCGGCCTGGTCATGAAGGCAGGCACCTGGTACCTGATCGCCCGCGACGACGCCGATATCCGTTCGTACCGGGCGAGCCGCATCGCCACCGCCGTCCCTACCGGCGAATCCTTCACCCGCCCAGCGGCTTTCGACCTGGCCGAGCACTGGCGAACCGCCGCCGAGGAGTTCGCCCGATCCATGCTGCGGGTCAGCGCGCAGTGCCGGATCTCCACCGACCACCTGAGCCTGCTGCGCCTCATGAACGACCCCGCCGCCGTTCGCGAAGCGCTCGCCTCCACGGGCACGCCCGACGCGGACGGATGGGCCGACATCACCGTTCCCGCGGAATCCTACGAAGTTCTGGCCCACGCCCTGCTCCCCCTCGGCGAACACATCGAAGTCCTCTCCCCACCCGAACTACGCGCGACCATGACCGCCACCGCCGCGGCCGTACTCGCCCGCTACCGCGGACCGACGGCCCCCTAGGTGCACCGCCGCGAAACCTACGCGGACCTCGACGTGCCCGGCCGGCTGAACTCGACGCAGTCCGGGCACTGGTCGACGATCGGGTGAGTACAGCGCAGGACGTGACCGAGGAAGTCGATGGTTCGCGTGAGGTCGTCCACATGCGCTCGCAGTTCGGCTTGTTTGTCCGCGAAGAGTGCCACGCGCCGGGCTCTGGACCTCGTGTCGAAGAGCTCCTTGATCTCCGCCAGGGACATCCCCGCTCGTTGACAGAGCTGGACGAGGCGGGCCTGGACGATCAGCGCGCCGTTGTAGATCCGCTGACCGCCGGGCGCGCGCGGTGGCACGAGAACACCGGCGTCCTCCCAGTGGCGCAGGACATGGGCGGCAACGCCCAGTTCGGCGGCGGCGTCACCGATGCGGCACGACTCGGCGATATTCGGCACATTCACACCCTTTACTTCAGGTCGACCTGAAGTTTTAGCGTACTTCGCATGGGACACAACGACAATCGGACACCACTGATCGAGCCGGTCGCGACACCGGACGCGTGGCGCTGTTGCCGATCCGTGGGATCGGCATTCACGGGCGCTCTGCGGCCACGACAGCCCGACCGCCGGTTCTTGGCCTCCCTGCCCGAGCACGGCCTACCTCGCGGCACGACAACGGTCGAGCTGACAGTTCTGGCGCAGAATGCCAAGAGCGTTCCGACGGCGGCCGTCGTCGAAGGCGTGTTCGCCCCGCGGCGGATCGATTCCGCGATGACAGCCTTCGTCGTCCGGCATCCGACCGCGACCTTTCTCGTCGACCCGGGCATCTGCGTCGACGTCCGAGACCGGGCGATAGTGGAACTCCCTGGAATACTGCGCGCGGCGGTGACGCCCCCGAAGGACGTGATCGATATCCGGGAGTCGCTGCGGCGCAGCGGAATCGAGGCGAATGCGATCGACTTCGCGTTGCCGACTCATCTGCATTGGGACCACATCGCGGGCCTTCTCGATCTGCCAGGGCTGGCGCTGCGACTGCACCGGCCTGAGCACGGATGGGCGATGGAGGGTCCGGTGGCGCCGGTCGGTGGCGTGCGGCACGCCGTTCGTGAACGGCCTCTCGATGTCTACGACCTGGACGGTCCACCCGTTCTCGCCTTCGCCCGCAGCCACGATCTCTTCGGAGACGGCGCGGTGGTACTCGTCGACCTGTCCGGGCACACCCCGGG
Encoded proteins:
- a CDS encoding helix-turn-helix transcriptional regulator, with amino-acid sequence MRASRLVQLLLLLQAGGGATASELARELEVSVRTVYRDVEALSAAGVPVYSEPGRGGGVRLIDGYRTRLTGLTSDEADAVLLAGLPGAAADLGLGTVLATAQLKMLAALPPELRGRATRIAERVHIDMPGWFQRPDEAPALATVADALWHDRRLAITYRRRDRTVHRTLDPLGLVMKAGTWYLIARDDADIRSYRASRIATAVPTGESFTRPAAFDLAEHWRTAAEEFARSMLRVSAQCRISTDHLSLLRLMNDPAAVREALASTGTPDADGWADITVPAESYEVLAHALLPLGEHIEVLSPPELRATMTATAAAVLARYRGPTAP
- a CDS encoding MBL fold metallo-hydrolase, whose protein sequence is MGHNDNRTPLIEPVATPDAWRCCRSVGSAFTGALRPRQPDRRFLASLPEHGLPRGTTTVELTVLAQNAKSVPTAAVVEGVFAPRRIDSAMTAFVVRHPTATFLVDPGICVDVRDRAIVELPGILRAAVTPPKDVIDIRESLRRSGIEANAIDFALPTHLHWDHIAGLLDLPGLALRLHRPEHGWAMEGPVAPVGGVRHAVRERPLDVYDLDGPPVLAFARSHDLFGDGAVVLVDLSGHTPGSVGLLLRTDRGPVLLAGDAVWHHLQVEELRQKSGYPGMLADDDRTETWRTVHRLHAIRGAVRIIPSHDHRAACAWHADAR
- a CDS encoding cation:proton antiporter; the protein is MDLLASESVGDPSPIVSLFWIALIAVIAPLLSRLVRGYLPDVVILLVAGAMVGPHVLGWASSAGGVDLVSELGLGMLFLLAGYELDPRLLRGRSGRTAWVVWIVCLLFAFVIVMVATNTSNSTRVAVAIALTSTALGTLLPILKQAGILDSRLGRAVMTHGAVGELGPIVAMSVLLTSRDAGSAVVVVVLFVVAAVVVGFVPVRMLDRMPDLGAGLAKLGGGTSQLPVRGVVLLLLVLMVVAEVFDLDVVLGAFAAGMILRRLIAAGHPDVDSSLEAIGYGLLIPVFFVVSGMGIDVAAVGRNPALWVWFVVTIAIARGVPVWLSERFVPRADTLPTGRERVELALYAATGLPIIVAVTQVATQAGLLTADVASILVAAGATTVLAFPLVARLIGATEAKPVTPAHE
- a CDS encoding pyridoxamine 5'-phosphate oxidase family protein translates to MTTWSQFTEEAPSIAALFQRRHQATGKLCMLGTVRADGSPRISPIEPMIFEDMLVLAGMPNTRKFDDLARDPRFCLHTATVDTMVSDGDAKLFGTVTDLQDETVHARFAQKLFDDSGFDIRGEKFDHFYVADLTGASTVEINDDHLDITVWKPGAGETVVRKH
- a CDS encoding MerR family transcriptional regulator gives rise to the protein MNVPNIAESCRIGDAAAELGVAAHVLRHWEDAGVLVPPRAPGGQRIYNGALIVQARLVQLCQRAGMSLAEIKELFDTRSRARRVALFADKQAELRAHVDDLTRTIDFLGHVLRCTHPIVDQCPDCVEFSRPGTSRSA
- the argC gene encoding N-acetyl-gamma-glutamyl-phosphate reductase; the protein is MVDTSGGPVLRVAVAGASGYAGGEVLRLLLGHPEYRAGRLEIGALTAGANAGTALGALQPHLLPLADRILEETTPEVLAGHDIVFLGLPHGQSGAIAAALSDETVIIDCGADYRLTDAAAWEKYYGSPHAGSWPYGLPELPGGRAKLTGARRIAVPGCYPTVSSVALAPAIAAGIIEPAVNVVAVSGTSGAGRKLDVGLLGSEVMGSVRAYSVAGAHRHTPEIAQNLKAAGGEDVSVSFTPVLAPMPRGILATCTAPVRVDAAQARAVYEKAYADEPFVHLLPEGVLPQTGSVIGSNAITLQVTVDADAGLLVVIGAIDNLTKGTAGAAVQSMNLAVGFDETAGLSTVGVAP